The window TCACAGCACTCCGGCCGCGAGACCTTCCGTCGCCCGAAATCCAACGTAGCCGAGGATGTACGGGGTCTTCAGACGGGCGACACGACCGGCTTGGAGCAAGGTGACGTCAGGGGTATTCATTTCGGCCTCCGCTGAACTGATCATCCCGGACCAGTGGTGCCGGGTTGACAATCCCCACGCACACCGCGTGCCACAACTGGAAACATTTCCCATTCCCAATAGCCGCGCCCGCTTCCCGCCGCTACAGCCGTTCCCGCCCCCTCCTTGGGATACCGACAATGGGGTATATGCCCCAAATCTTAAACAAAAAATTTGGGGGCGCTCCCCAAATACTTCTCACTCCGTTGCGACTTCCCCTTGAACTCGCAGTTCGACGGAATCCGCCGGTCGCCTGGCGGCGCACACCCGCTGGACGACCGCCGCGCGCGGACGCGCCACGACCCCCTGCTCGAACGCAACCACCGAGAAGCCGGCGCCGATGCGTTCGAGCAGTTCGCCCGGACGCAACAGGAACTCGGGGCTCGACGGACGCCCGAAGCGCTCGTTGCCCAGCATGAACGTCTCGTAGATCAGGACCCCGCCGGGCGCGACGCAGGCGAGCAGATCGCCAAGGCGCGGCCGGAAGAGGTAGTTCGTGACCACCACCGCATCGAAGCGCTGCCCCGCAAACGGCCACGCGCCCTCCTCCAGGTCCGCGCAGCGCGTCTCGATGCCCGGCACGCCCGCGAGCGTTGCCAGCGCTTCGGCATTGCGATCGACCGCCACGACGCGGAACCCCTGCGCCGCGAACAACCTCGCGTGACGCCCCCCGCCGCATGCGTAATCGAGCACCGCGCCGCCCGGCACGACCAGCGGCATGAAGCGCCGCACCCACGCCGAGGCTTCGACCGGCAGTCCGTGAGCCGTCGCGATGCCCTCGCTCACCGGTCCACGCCCGCAATGCAGACCGACTTGATCTCGAGGTACTCGTCGATGCCATACACCGACCCCTCGCGACCGAGGCCCGACTGCTTGATGCCGCCGAACGGCGACACCTCGTTCGACATCAGCCCCGTGTTCACGCCGACCATGCCGTACTCCAGCTCCTCCGACACGCGGAAGATGCGCCCGACATCGCGCGAATAGAAATACGCGGCGAGGCCGTACTCGGTGTCGTTCGCCATGCGGATCGCCTCCTCCTCGGTCTCGAAGCGGAACAGCGGTGCCACCGGGCCGAAGGTCTCCTCGCGCGCGACGCGCATCGCCGGCGTCACGTCGGCCAGCACCGTCGGCTCGAAGAAGGAGCCGCCCAGCGCATGCCGCCGCCCGCCCGTCATCACCCGCGCGCCCTTCTGCAGCGCGTCGGCGATGTGGCCTTCGACCTTGGCGACCGCCGCATCGTCGATGAGCGGCCCGACATGCACCCCGTCCGCCGTACCGGGGCCGACCCGCAGTCCGCGCACAGCCGCGGCCAGGCGCTCGGCGAAACGGTCGTAGATGCCCGACTGCACCAGCAGCCGGTTCGCGCACACGCAGGTCTGCCCGGCGTTGCGGTACTTCGATCCCATCGCCCCTTCCACCGCCGCATCGAGGTCGGCATCGTCGAACACGATGAACGGCGCGTTGCCTCCCAGCTCCAGCGACAGTTTCTTCAGCGTCGGCGCACACTGCCCCATCAGCAGGCGGCCGACCTCGGTCGAGCCGGTGAAGGACAGCTTGCGCACGATCGGGCTGGCGGTCAGCGCGCCGCCGATCGCGACCGGGTCGCCGGTGACGACGTTGAATACCCCCTTCGGGAAACCCGCCTGCTCCGCGAGCGCCATCAGCGCCAGCGCCGTCAATGGCGTCTGCTCCGCGGGCTTCACGATCACCGTGCACCCCGCGGCAAACGCCGGCGCCACCTTGCGCGTGATCATCGCCGCCGGGAAATTCCACGGCGTGATCGCCGCGCACACCCCCACCGGCTGGCGGATCACCAGCAGCCGGCGGTCCTGGCCCACGGTCGGGATCACGTCACCCATCGCGCGCTTCGCTTCCTCGGCGAACCACTCGACGAACGACGCCGCATACGTGACCTCGCCGCGGGCCTCCGCCAGCGGCTTGCCCTGCTCCGCCGTCATCAGCGCGGCCAGCTCGTCCGCCGCCTCGACGATCAGTGCGAACCAGCGCCGCAGCAGGGCCGCGCGCTCCTTCGCCAGCGTGCGCCGCCATGCCGGCAGTGCCGCGTCGGCTGCCGCGATCGCGCGGGCGGTCTCCGCGGCGCCCATGTCGGGCACGCGCGCGATCGTCGCGCCGGTAGCCGGGTCGCGCACGGCAAACGTCGCACCGGAATCGGCGTCCGACCAGGCGCCGTCGATATATGCCTGCTGGCGGAAGATGGGGAATTCGGCGATGTTCTTCATGATGGAAAATCTGCCTGTGTGGCGGGGGAACCCCGAGGAGCCA is drawn from Azoarcus sp. DN11 and contains these coding sequences:
- a CDS encoding class I SAM-dependent methyltransferase, which gives rise to MPLVVPGGAVLDYACGGGRHARLFAAQGFRVVAVDRNAEALATLAGVPGIETRCADLEEGAWPFAGQRFDAVVVTNYLFRPRLGDLLACVAPGGVLIYETFMLGNERFGRPSSPEFLLRPGELLERIGAGFSVVAFEQGVVARPRAAVVQRVCAARRPADSVELRVQGEVATE
- a CDS encoding NAD-dependent succinate-semialdehyde dehydrogenase is translated as MKNIAEFPIFRQQAYIDGAWSDADSGATFAVRDPATGATIARVPDMGAAETARAIAAADAALPAWRRTLAKERAALLRRWFALIVEAADELAALMTAEQGKPLAEARGEVTYAASFVEWFAEEAKRAMGDVIPTVGQDRRLLVIRQPVGVCAAITPWNFPAAMITRKVAPAFAAGCTVIVKPAEQTPLTALALMALAEQAGFPKGVFNVVTGDPVAIGGALTASPIVRKLSFTGSTEVGRLLMGQCAPTLKKLSLELGGNAPFIVFDDADLDAAVEGAMGSKYRNAGQTCVCANRLLVQSGIYDRFAERLAAAVRGLRVGPGTADGVHVGPLIDDAAVAKVEGHIADALQKGARVMTGGRRHALGGSFFEPTVLADVTPAMRVAREETFGPVAPLFRFETEEEAIRMANDTEYGLAAYFYSRDVGRIFRVSEELEYGMVGVNTGLMSNEVSPFGGIKQSGLGREGSVYGIDEYLEIKSVCIAGVDR